A single genomic interval of Brevibacillus brevis harbors:
- a CDS encoding cyclase family protein: MNRKARRFIDLSVPLDRLAKEPFPPEIQYNSHEEGAVQAAQYFGLQPTDFPEQKAWASETVTLTTHTGTHVDAPWHYWPTSEGEPAKTIDQLPLEWFYGDGVLLDFSEKPSGYEITANDVKQKLAQIQYELKPFDIVLIRTDADKRYYAEHYFQSHAGVSAEATHWLIDQGIKVMGTDGWGWDIPFSVQAADYKQNPRDGVLWAAHYVGKEKEYCQIEKLANLEQLPRPYGFTVSVFPVKVKGASAGWARPVAIIEEEE, from the coding sequence ATGAATAGAAAAGCGCGTCGGTTCATTGATCTGAGTGTGCCTCTTGATCGTCTGGCAAAAGAACCGTTTCCGCCTGAGATTCAATACAATAGCCATGAAGAAGGGGCTGTCCAGGCTGCCCAGTATTTCGGATTGCAACCAACGGATTTTCCCGAACAGAAGGCTTGGGCGAGTGAAACGGTGACACTCACGACACATACAGGAACACATGTAGATGCGCCATGGCATTACTGGCCTACTTCAGAGGGAGAGCCAGCGAAAACGATTGATCAGTTGCCATTGGAGTGGTTCTACGGAGATGGTGTCCTGCTTGATTTTAGTGAAAAGCCGTCTGGCTATGAAATCACGGCGAATGATGTAAAACAGAAGCTCGCCCAAATCCAATACGAACTGAAACCGTTCGATATTGTCCTGATCAGGACGGATGCGGATAAAAGATACTATGCAGAGCACTATTTTCAATCACATGCAGGAGTATCCGCCGAAGCAACACATTGGTTGATCGATCAAGGAATCAAGGTCATGGGAACCGATGGGTGGGGGTGGGATATTCCGTTTTCCGTTCAAGCCGCTGATTATAAACAAAATCCGCGCGATGGCGTTTTATGGGCAGCTCACTATGTGGGAAAAGAGAAAGAGTATTGCCAAATTGAAAAGCTGGCAAATTTGGAGCAATTGCCGAGGCCCTACGGGTTTACCGTTTCTGTGTTTCCTGTAAAAGTGAAAGGAGCGAGCGCGGGATGGGCGCGTCCTGTTGCGATTATCGAAGAAGAGGAGTAG
- a CDS encoding Ada metal-binding domain-containing protein produces MPTPKKPAPQDADSAKTYTLLGADRSFYQSDTPGTLGGYRPRKIYGRLDCPSAIRAITRGGYVRHRVFFADEATAIAAGYRPCAVCLREKYLLWKVLPL; encoded by the coding sequence ATGCCTACGCCGAAAAAGCCAGCACCCCAAGATGCTGACTCTGCCAAAACATACACCCTGCTCGGAGCTGATCGCTCCTTTTATCAAAGTGATACTCCGGGTACATTGGGGGGCTACCGGCCACGCAAAATATACGGCCGACTGGATTGCCCCTCTGCCATCAGAGCTATTACGCGAGGCGGTTATGTCCGTCATCGCGTATTTTTTGCAGATGAAGCTACTGCTATTGCTGCGGGATATCGGCCTTGTGCTGTTTGTTTGCGGGAGAAATATTTGCTGTGGAAAGTCCTTCCCCTTTAA
- a CDS encoding deoxyribonuclease IV: MLKIGSHVSFSGKGLLNAAEEAATYGSSTFMIYTGAPQNTRRKPIEDQYITEGKEVMAKQGVDEIVVHAPYIINLGSYKDDTYELAVRFLQEEIRRTDYIGVKNIVLHPGAYTDKDAEYGIARIAEGLNEVLTGVKDTNVNIALETMAGKGTEIGRSFEEIAAIIEKVEDNSRLTVCMDTCHIHDAGYDIVNDFDGVLEQFDRTIGLDRLAVVHLNDSKNFRGAGKDRHAPIGAGLIGFDAMNYIVNHEKIRHLPLVLETPWISKEKGNERPMYEAEIALLRGEVDKRFGDEFMDHVERLDFFFRKQDITRREYVVGIWELLKNDAKAKKADGREPMERLYDMVKEARLFPELNEEQINHRLTAYFAIPKYS; the protein is encoded by the coding sequence ATGCTAAAAATAGGTTCGCACGTATCATTCTCTGGTAAAGGACTGCTAAATGCCGCCGAAGAAGCAGCCACTTATGGCTCGAGTACCTTTATGATCTACACCGGTGCACCGCAAAACACCCGCCGCAAGCCGATCGAGGACCAGTACATTACGGAAGGCAAAGAAGTAATGGCGAAGCAAGGCGTGGATGAAATTGTGGTACATGCCCCATACATTATTAACTTGGGCTCTTACAAGGACGATACCTATGAGCTCGCTGTCCGTTTTCTGCAAGAAGAGATTCGCCGGACCGACTACATTGGCGTCAAGAATATCGTGCTGCACCCTGGCGCATACACGGACAAGGATGCAGAGTACGGCATTGCCCGGATCGCAGAAGGCTTGAATGAAGTGCTGACAGGTGTCAAAGACACCAACGTGAACATCGCACTGGAAACTATGGCTGGTAAAGGAACGGAAATCGGTCGCAGCTTTGAGGAAATCGCGGCCATCATCGAGAAAGTAGAAGACAACAGCAGGCTGACCGTCTGCATGGATACGTGTCACATTCACGACGCTGGTTATGATATCGTCAACGACTTCGATGGCGTCCTGGAACAGTTTGATCGGACAATCGGCTTGGATCGTCTCGCCGTCGTTCACTTGAATGACAGCAAAAACTTCCGCGGAGCAGGCAAAGACCGCCATGCGCCAATCGGTGCGGGACTCATCGGTTTTGATGCGATGAATTACATCGTGAACCACGAGAAAATCCGCCACCTGCCACTTGTACTGGAGACACCTTGGATCAGCAAGGAAAAAGGCAACGAGCGTCCGATGTACGAAGCAGAAATCGCCCTCTTGCGCGGGGAAGTGGACAAGCGCTTCGGCGACGAATTCATGGATCATGTGGAGCGCCTCGATTTCTTTTTCCGCAAACAAGATATCACCAGACGCGAGTATGTGGTTGGGATTTGGGAGCTGCTCAAAAACGACGCGAAGGCAAAGAAAGCCGATGGCCGCGAGCCAATGGAGCGCCTGTACGATATGGTGAAGGAAGCGAGATTGTTCCCAGAACTCAACGAAGAGCAGATCAACCACCGCTTGACCGCCTACTTCGCGATTCCGAAATACTCGTAA
- a CDS encoding DNA-3-methyladenine glycosylase family protein yields the protein MTSSLSHSAWVDNREEIILSVPTEFSFSQNLQYLSRASNECMFHIQDRRLYKAIPMEQDPQVVEIHADNEQGLTVRFLSPSLPTEKVRIEVTRYVRDWFDLDRDLVPFYELAAGDALLKQAVEKFYGLRTMGIPDLFEALSWGIIGQQINLTYAYTLKRRLVETFGKRVEFEEETYWLFPTAEKIAGLTVADLDELRMTTKKCEYLIDVAQLIVEGKLSKELLWDGGDYQTAEKRLTSIRGIGPWTANYVLMRCLRMPSAFPIDDVGLHNAIKFLLGKEKKPTKAEIRELSKAWTNWESYATFYLWRFLY from the coding sequence ATGACAAGCAGTCTATCCCACTCGGCTTGGGTCGATAATAGAGAAGAAATAATCTTGTCCGTACCTACGGAATTCAGTTTTTCGCAAAATCTTCAATACTTGTCCAGAGCATCCAACGAATGCATGTTTCACATTCAAGACAGGCGCCTCTACAAAGCCATCCCGATGGAACAAGATCCACAAGTGGTCGAAATTCACGCAGATAACGAACAAGGATTGACTGTGCGTTTTCTCAGCCCTTCTTTGCCCACTGAAAAAGTAAGGATAGAGGTAACTCGCTATGTCCGGGATTGGTTCGATCTCGATCGAGACCTGGTTCCGTTTTATGAGCTTGCCGCAGGGGATGCTCTTCTAAAGCAGGCCGTTGAAAAGTTTTACGGGCTGCGGACCATGGGCATTCCCGACCTGTTTGAAGCGCTCAGTTGGGGAATCATTGGACAGCAAATTAACCTGACCTATGCGTACACCCTCAAGCGGCGGTTGGTAGAGACATTTGGAAAACGGGTAGAGTTCGAAGAAGAGACGTATTGGCTTTTTCCCACAGCGGAGAAAATCGCCGGATTGACCGTCGCTGATCTGGATGAATTGCGCATGACGACCAAGAAATGCGAGTATTTGATTGACGTCGCACAACTCATCGTTGAAGGGAAACTATCGAAAGAGCTATTATGGGACGGAGGAGATTATCAAACCGCGGAGAAACGATTGACCAGCATCCGCGGGATTGGACCGTGGACGGCCAACTATGTGCTCATGCGTTGTCTGCGAATGCCCTCTGCTTTTCCCATCGATGATGTCGGCCTGCACAATGCGATCAAATTTTTACTAGGCAAAGAAAAAAAGCCGACCAAAGCAGAAATACGAGAGTTGTCAAAGGCTTGGACGAATTGGGAGTCGTACGCTACTTTTTATTTATGGCGTTTTCTTTATTAA
- a CDS encoding bifunctional transcriptional activator/DNA repair enzyme AdaA gives MLEERVTDERWQAIIHNDASYDDQFFYAVKTTKIFCRPSCKSKPPKRENVRVFQHASQALREEFRPCKRCKPTGERLPDREWVAQITQYIDSHYNEKLTLEHLADMCHGSPFHLQRTFKRLMDMTPVEYIQKKRMERARELLAHSNNQIADVAQLVGMPNTPYFITLFKKMTGKTPSEYRHLYVKQQTT, from the coding sequence ATGTTGGAGGAACGGGTAACTGATGAGCGATGGCAGGCCATTATTCATAACGATGCGTCTTACGATGATCAATTTTTTTATGCGGTAAAAACGACGAAAATCTTTTGTAGACCTTCGTGCAAGTCGAAGCCGCCGAAGAGGGAGAACGTGCGGGTTTTCCAACATGCAAGCCAAGCCCTACGGGAAGAATTTCGTCCATGTAAACGTTGCAAGCCCACGGGAGAGAGGTTGCCTGATCGTGAGTGGGTGGCACAAATTACACAATATATTGATTCTCATTATAACGAAAAGCTGACGTTGGAGCATTTGGCTGATATGTGCCATGGCAGTCCGTTTCATTTGCAGCGGACGTTTAAGCGACTCATGGATATGACGCCCGTGGAGTACATCCAGAAAAAGCGGATGGAAAGGGCGCGGGAGCTGCTGGCTCATTCGAACAACCAGATCGCGGATGTTGCCCAATTGGTAGGAATGCCGAATACGCCGTATTTTATCACGTTGTTTAAAAAAATGACGGGCAAGACGCCGAGTGAATATCGTCATCTGTACGTCAAACAACAAACGACATAA
- a CDS encoding threonine aldolase family protein, which yields MNDTKTLREVFKKTTYQITGHSKRDIHQLQQVLSRVDGHVEGDMYGTGELIENFQRKMAEYLGKESAVFFPSGTMAQQIALRLWCDEKGIKKVAYHPLCHLEIHEEDGLKELHQIEAVLLADKDRVIELDDVLGMDDDIACLLLELPQREIGGQLPAYEDLEAISRYCRKKGIRLHLDGARLLEILPYYQKTADEVCALFDSVYVSFYKGIGGIAGAILAGDEDFTKQSKVWKRRHGGDLISLYPYIVTAEYHFEQRKHKFSQYYEDAKELAALYNQCQGISTRPVVPVSNMFHVHADLSKEELERIMVSLSEETGIGFTHYVRQDDESSSSYEVSIGDRYAMIPKEELGLAFEKLYQKIGEQKSKAE from the coding sequence ATGAACGATACGAAAACCTTGCGAGAAGTATTTAAAAAGACGACTTATCAAATCACTGGGCACAGCAAGAGAGACATCCATCAATTGCAGCAGGTCCTGTCCAGGGTGGATGGGCATGTAGAGGGTGATATGTACGGAACAGGCGAGCTCATCGAGAATTTTCAGCGCAAGATGGCCGAATATTTGGGCAAGGAGTCTGCCGTGTTCTTTCCCAGCGGTACGATGGCCCAACAAATCGCGTTACGCCTCTGGTGCGATGAGAAGGGAATCAAAAAGGTCGCCTATCATCCGCTCTGCCACTTGGAGATTCACGAGGAAGATGGGCTGAAGGAGCTGCATCAGATCGAGGCTGTCTTGCTGGCGGATAAAGATAGAGTGATTGAACTGGACGATGTTCTTGGCATGGACGACGATATCGCGTGCCTGTTGCTGGAATTGCCGCAGCGTGAGATCGGCGGACAACTGCCCGCGTATGAGGATCTGGAGGCGATCTCCCGTTATTGTCGGAAAAAAGGAATTCGTCTGCATCTGGATGGTGCCCGGCTTTTGGAAATCTTGCCGTATTACCAGAAGACAGCCGATGAGGTATGCGCGTTGTTCGATAGTGTGTACGTTTCCTTTTACAAAGGGATAGGCGGAATTGCCGGAGCGATCCTGGCTGGGGATGAAGACTTCACGAAGCAATCGAAGGTATGGAAAAGACGACATGGCGGGGACCTGATTAGTTTGTACCCGTATATTGTCACGGCAGAATACCATTTTGAGCAGAGAAAACATAAATTCAGTCAATATTACGAGGATGCAAAAGAGCTGGCAGCACTCTATAACCAATGCCAGGGGATATCCACGAGACCGGTCGTGCCTGTATCCAACATGTTTCATGTGCACGCAGATTTGTCGAAAGAAGAGCTCGAGCGTATCATGGTCTCACTTAGTGAAGAAACAGGGATTGGCTTCACGCATTATGTAAGACAAGACGACGAATCTTCTAGCTCCTACGAGGTAAGTATTGGCGATCGGTATGCGATGATCCCGAAGGAAGAGCTAGGGTTGGCATTCGAAAAGCTGTATCAAAAAATAGGGGAGCAGAAATCAAAAGCCGAGTAA
- a CDS encoding GNAT family N-acetyltransferase produces MFTIRPYEQSDYPSIMAYDLPQEQAIYTSLPVDVIEASQNNPGYKPYVVFDQGHLIGCFALFTPSTGNPYTPNDQALIFKSLSIDSRHQKKGYALRVFHGLADIAREHYPGRDEIVLTVHHTNTPAIQLYKKAGLVDQGWRFAGEYGEELIFHLDLTAST; encoded by the coding sequence ATGTTCACTATCAGACCGTACGAACAAAGCGACTACCCTTCGATCATGGCTTACGATTTGCCGCAAGAACAAGCGATCTACACGTCTTTACCAGTCGATGTGATCGAAGCATCTCAAAACAATCCTGGTTATAAGCCGTATGTAGTTTTCGACCAAGGCCATCTGATCGGCTGTTTTGCCTTATTCACACCATCCACAGGCAATCCCTACACACCAAATGACCAGGCGCTTATTTTCAAATCATTGTCTATCGATTCCCGCCATCAAAAGAAGGGCTATGCTTTGCGAGTATTCCATGGCTTGGCTGACATCGCGAGAGAGCATTACCCGGGGCGAGATGAAATCGTGTTGACGGTGCATCATACGAATACGCCGGCGATCCAACTGTATAAAAAGGCGGGACTCGTCGATCAGGGATGGAGATTTGCGGGTGAGTATGGCGAGGAGCTGATTTTTCATCTCGATTTGACAGCTTCAACATGA
- a CDS encoding helix-turn-helix transcriptional regulator, translated as MSTNREASKRKVMALAERFSHSSQDYRTALLQLLREVVPFDGACCTAVDPQTLLSTGAITENGVEAIHHGIFEHEYLREDFNRYDDLCKAAEPVATLSQATEGQLERSDRYRNVLLPAGFHDEMRAALKYDGACWGYLTLFRSQGCPIFSEPERECILALAPLIAYQLRKTSLSLPAEENTWIEEEMGILMLSDQFILLAANSTAEKWLTLLRQWESIDRDTLPRPVRAVCSRALSQLAEGRTSSMAKVCIRMPNGPYMTIQASPMNSQSSTVHLAVLFGPAKPADMLPLIAEAYGLSVREKQILDQIVRGASTKELARTLHISAYTVQDHLKSIFAKTGVSSRRELIWQLFTRFGVQAN; from the coding sequence ATGAGCACAAATCGGGAAGCGAGCAAACGGAAAGTGATGGCACTGGCTGAACGCTTTTCTCACTCCTCACAAGACTATCGGACAGCGCTCTTGCAGCTATTGCGAGAGGTCGTCCCTTTTGACGGGGCCTGCTGTACCGCCGTTGATCCGCAAACACTTTTGTCCACCGGAGCCATTACAGAAAACGGGGTGGAAGCGATTCATCATGGGATTTTTGAGCATGAATACTTGCGCGAGGACTTTAATCGGTATGATGATCTATGCAAAGCGGCTGAGCCTGTCGCTACGTTGAGTCAAGCGACCGAGGGACAGCTTGAACGCAGTGACCGCTATCGCAATGTTCTGCTCCCCGCCGGTTTTCATGATGAAATGCGTGCTGCCCTCAAGTACGATGGTGCATGCTGGGGTTATTTAACGTTGTTTCGTTCGCAGGGGTGTCCCATTTTTTCTGAGCCAGAACGTGAATGTATTTTGGCTTTGGCTCCGCTGATTGCTTATCAGTTGCGAAAGACGAGTCTGTCCTTACCCGCTGAGGAGAATACGTGGATAGAAGAAGAGATGGGGATATTAATGCTGTCGGATCAGTTTATCTTGCTCGCTGCCAATTCCACAGCGGAAAAATGGCTGACCCTGCTGCGCCAATGGGAGTCCATTGATCGCGATACCTTGCCCCGACCAGTGCGAGCAGTTTGTTCGCGGGCGCTCTCTCAGCTAGCAGAAGGTCGCACGTCATCCATGGCAAAAGTCTGCATTCGCATGCCAAATGGCCCTTACATGACGATTCAGGCAAGCCCCATGAATAGCCAAAGCAGCACGGTCCACTTGGCTGTCTTGTTCGGTCCCGCAAAACCTGCTGACATGCTGCCACTCATCGCCGAAGCATACGGATTGTCAGTACGTGAGAAGCAAATACTCGACCAGATTGTCCGCGGCGCTTCCACGAAGGAGCTCGCGCGCACACTGCACATCTCCGCCTATACGGTTCAGGATCATTTGAAGTCCATCTTCGCAAAAACCGGGGTGTCCAGCAGACGAGAGCTGATCTGGCAATTGTTTACCCGATTTGGCGTACAGGCGAACTAG
- a CDS encoding MFS transporter, with protein MSQRQRFFMMIAICLGAFLSHFTAGIVNVSLPQFTYIFQTKLAIAQWITTGYLLVIASLLPFMGKLGDRYGHRVLHNYGFLLFTVSSVLVAFSTTITMLLALRIVQAIGAAMFQATNIALIAILLPKEMRGRALGIISTAVALGGMTGPIAGGMIASWLSWEWLFLIHVPVAILATGLAFRYIPSHEQTKKASSLDFVGAGLFMLLVSSVIIAISNGNGWGWDSGGMLILFGGVLVLAWAFFWWERRQSVPFLPVAVFRQSAVSSGLFISFTSFVLANLVLVVLPFYLLDQAHVSPLTAGYMMTAYPLLLALTGPFSGWASDRYRTRPLIFAGLGSMEAGMTVLAIWLEALSTVEIIAILAAVGAGMGLIASPNNSYIMRHVPMEHAGAIGGMIALTRNAGMVVGAASGLGMMNGESNQAVQPMIDAYRAVFEAGGLICLSGLLVWWYAGRLERQKKRGAEVEKA; from the coding sequence ATGAGCCAGCGGCAGCGCTTTTTCATGATGATCGCGATTTGTCTGGGTGCATTCTTGTCTCATTTTACGGCGGGGATTGTCAATGTCTCGCTCCCTCAGTTCACATACATTTTCCAGACGAAGCTGGCGATTGCACAATGGATTACAACGGGTTATTTGCTAGTCATTGCGTCTCTTCTTCCTTTTATGGGCAAGCTGGGAGATCGATATGGGCATCGCGTGCTGCACAATTACGGCTTCCTGCTGTTCACGGTAAGCTCTGTCTTGGTGGCATTCTCGACGACGATCACGATGCTGTTGGCGCTACGAATCGTGCAAGCCATCGGAGCGGCTATGTTCCAGGCCACCAATATCGCGCTCATTGCGATTTTGCTCCCAAAAGAAATGCGGGGGAGGGCACTGGGGATCATAAGTACGGCTGTTGCGCTTGGCGGCATGACGGGGCCGATTGCAGGTGGGATGATCGCGTCGTGGCTGAGCTGGGAGTGGTTGTTCCTGATTCATGTTCCTGTCGCTATCTTGGCTACGGGGCTGGCTTTTCGTTACATTCCTTCTCATGAGCAGACGAAGAAGGCCAGTTCACTTGATTTCGTTGGGGCAGGTCTGTTCATGCTGCTGGTCAGCTCAGTCATTATCGCAATCTCCAATGGAAACGGGTGGGGCTGGGATTCAGGAGGGATGCTCATCCTTTTTGGAGGTGTACTCGTCTTGGCATGGGCGTTTTTCTGGTGGGAGCGGCGACAGTCAGTACCGTTTTTGCCCGTAGCGGTCTTTCGCCAATCGGCTGTGTCCAGTGGACTGTTCATTAGCTTCACTTCGTTTGTGCTCGCTAATCTCGTACTGGTTGTCCTGCCGTTCTACTTGCTTGATCAAGCGCATGTTTCTCCTTTGACAGCAGGGTATATGATGACTGCTTATCCACTGCTGCTGGCGCTGACGGGTCCTTTTAGTGGCTGGGCTTCCGACCGCTATCGGACACGACCACTCATTTTTGCCGGTCTCGGTTCGATGGAGGCAGGGATGACCGTCTTGGCGATCTGGCTAGAGGCATTATCTACGGTGGAAATCATCGCGATACTGGCTGCGGTAGGGGCAGGTATGGGGCTGATTGCTTCGCCCAACAACAGCTACATCATGCGCCACGTTCCGATGGAGCATGCGGGTGCGATCGGAGGCATGATCGCCTTGACGCGCAATGCAGGGATGGTGGTCGGCGCAGCGTCGGGACTGGGCATGATGAACGGCGAATCGAATCAAGCTGTGCAGCCGATGATTGATGCGTATCGTGCGGTTTTTGAAGCAGGTGGACTGATCTGCCTGAGCGGATTGTTGGTCTGGTGGTATGCGGGACGTCTGGAGCGGCAGAAAAAGAGAGGAGCAGAGGTGGAGAAGGCATGA
- a CDS encoding saccharopine dehydrogenase family protein, whose protein sequence is MSKDRIVVIGGYGHVGATICNNLGEAYPGRVYAAGRSLEKAEAFCREANGKVLPLQLDIHKPLDQSMLEKVKLVVMCLDQTDMAFVDGCVRNGTHYLDISANGHFLTQIEQWGSQTETKSMGTAVLSVGLAPGLTNLLAGEAHRLLDQVSELDIFIMLGLGDRHGKAAIEWTVDNLCTSYEVMNKHLRVTVESMTEGKLVDFGPELGKKHAYRFPFSDQQTLARTLDIPTVSTRLCFDLDGMTRVMAGLKSIGICRLLHQPKVREATIEAFGRWKMGDDRFAIKVEARGKRGTNEAIVECLLYGRDQSNMTAMVAAAVAKSLYEEAFPPGVHHIEQLFSLEKMRFWLEQKASLTIFVREAGL, encoded by the coding sequence ATGAGCAAGGATCGAATTGTGGTAATCGGAGGGTACGGTCATGTAGGGGCAACCATATGCAACAATTTGGGTGAAGCATATCCGGGACGGGTGTATGCTGCTGGACGTAGCTTGGAGAAGGCTGAAGCATTTTGCCGAGAAGCAAATGGGAAGGTGCTGCCGCTACAACTTGATATTCACAAGCCGTTGGACCAAAGTATGCTGGAAAAAGTCAAGCTGGTGGTCATGTGTCTGGATCAGACGGATATGGCTTTTGTGGATGGTTGTGTGCGAAACGGAACGCATTATCTCGATATTTCGGCAAATGGCCATTTTTTGACGCAAATCGAACAATGGGGGAGCCAAACTGAAACGAAGAGCATGGGAACAGCCGTGCTCAGTGTAGGACTGGCGCCAGGTCTGACCAACCTGCTCGCAGGGGAAGCTCATCGCTTGCTGGATCAGGTGAGTGAGCTGGACATCTTCATTATGCTTGGTCTCGGTGATCGGCACGGGAAGGCCGCGATTGAATGGACTGTCGATAACTTGTGCACGAGCTACGAGGTGATGAATAAGCATCTGCGTGTGACTGTAGAGAGTATGACAGAGGGCAAGCTCGTTGATTTTGGACCGGAGCTGGGGAAAAAGCACGCGTATCGATTTCCGTTTTCCGACCAGCAGACATTGGCGCGCACTTTAGATATCCCCACAGTATCTACCCGACTTTGTTTTGATCTGGATGGGATGACGAGAGTGATGGCTGGTTTGAAGAGCATAGGAATTTGCCGACTACTTCATCAACCAAAAGTACGGGAAGCCACAATTGAAGCGTTTGGGCGTTGGAAAATGGGGGACGATCGGTTTGCCATCAAGGTAGAAGCACGGGGAAAACGGGGAACGAACGAGGCGATAGTAGAGTGTCTGCTTTACGGGCGCGATCAGTCCAACATGACCGCAATGGTGGCGGCTGCCGTAGCAAAATCACTGTATGAAGAAGCGTTTCCTCCAGGAGTCCACCACATAGAACAACTGTTTTCTTTAGAAAAAATGAGATTTTGGCTGGAGCAAAAAGCATCACTGACCATATTTGTCAGGGAAGCCGGTCTATGA
- a CDS encoding DinB family protein: MTHYSKNMYDFHAWANQTLINRLKELPEGVYEQEVQSVFPTVAKVMEHIYMVDQGWIRILQGMDMQAALNEAWQEEKELTGKSLEEVEQLYAKLVEQFKAFLSQEEDLDRRIVLNNPYTRVRDTSLAEIIMQVVNHGTYHRGNITAMLRQMGYPSVMTDYALYWYAN; encoded by the coding sequence ATGACACACTATTCCAAAAACATGTACGATTTTCACGCGTGGGCGAATCAGACGTTAATCAATCGCTTGAAGGAACTTCCGGAAGGTGTTTACGAGCAAGAAGTCCAAAGCGTTTTCCCGACAGTAGCAAAAGTGATGGAGCATATTTATATGGTGGACCAAGGCTGGATTCGCATATTGCAAGGCATGGACATGCAAGCGGCATTGAATGAGGCATGGCAGGAGGAAAAGGAATTAACGGGAAAAAGCTTGGAGGAAGTAGAGCAGTTGTATGCCAAGCTGGTCGAGCAATTCAAAGCTTTTCTCAGCCAAGAAGAAGATTTGGATCGCCGCATTGTCCTCAACAATCCGTACACGAGAGTACGCGATACGAGCTTGGCAGAAATCATCATGCAAGTGGTCAATCACGGAACGTATCATCGTGGAAACATAACGGCGATGCTGCGCCAAATGGGGTATCCTTCTGTCATGACCGATTATGCTCTATACTGGTACGCCAACTGA
- a CDS encoding nitroreductase family protein — MSEFTTLVKNRRSANKFLTDVTITPADIDEIMSLVKFAPSAFNLQHAHYVVVTDPEAKERVYEAAYRQYKVKTASAVVLVFGDKEAYQSVERINEGLLHLGIMDQREYDHNNSSVRAMYESGGEQFKRDEAIRNANLSAMLFMLAAKDKGWDTCPMIGFDPAAVQEIAKVPDSFVPALMITIGKEDTSSQRVRGYRKPVGEFVSYNTFQASKS, encoded by the coding sequence ATGAGTGAATTCACTACCCTTGTAAAAAACAGAAGATCCGCAAACAAGTTTCTAACGGACGTAACGATAACACCTGCTGATATCGATGAAATCATGTCGCTGGTCAAATTCGCACCATCTGCATTTAATTTGCAGCATGCCCATTATGTAGTTGTCACCGATCCAGAAGCCAAAGAGCGTGTATATGAAGCCGCATATAGACAATATAAGGTGAAAACCGCTTCGGCAGTTGTGCTTGTATTTGGAGACAAGGAAGCATACCAAAGCGTAGAGCGCATCAATGAGGGGCTTCTTCATTTAGGGATCATGGATCAACGCGAGTACGATCACAACAATTCTTCAGTCAGAGCGATGTACGAGTCAGGAGGAGAGCAGTTCAAGCGCGATGAAGCGATCCGCAATGCCAATTTGTCCGCAATGCTGTTCATGCTCGCTGCAAAGGATAAAGGCTGGGATACGTGCCCGATGATCGGCTTCGATCCAGCAGCCGTCCAAGAGATAGCAAAGGTTCCGGACAGCTTTGTGCCAGCTCTGATGATCACGATTGGAAAAGAGGATACATCCAGCCAGCGTGTCAGAGGATACCGCAAGCCCGTTGGAGAGTTCGTGAGCTACAACACATTCCAAGCAAGTAAATCATAA